Part of the Cuniculiplasma divulgatum genome, GGAATTATGAGCTTTTCACCGAGATTTATTCTCTCCTTTTTTACTGCCATTTCAGTCTCTATCCTGTATTGGGATGTATTTTCTTGGCCCTTTTTCTCCTACGTAAAGTGCCTTTGGCCTGAATAATCTATTTTCTGTTGAATATTCCAGTGCCCTTGCTACCCATCCTGAAATTCTGCCTGTTGCAAAGATTGGAGTGAAAATCTCAGTTCTGAACCCCATAGCGTCGTATATAATCCCGGAGTAAAAATCAACATTCGGAAAGATTCCTCTCTCTCCATACTTATTAATCATCAGTTCTTCGATTATTTGAGCGGTTTTGAATGTTTCGTTTCCTTTCCGTTCTGCAAAATATTCTGCATATCTTTTCAGAATCTTTGCTCTCGGATCGTATACCTTATAGACACGGTGCCCAAATCCCATCACGCGCTCACCTTTATCAGTCATAACCTTGAGCGCTTTCTCTGCATTTTCTGGCCTTCCTACTGATTGGATCATTTTCAATGCTCTTTCATTAGCTCCACCGTGCAATGGTCCTTTTAAAGTACCTATGGCAGAGGTGATGGCGGAGTACATATCAGCCATTGTTGATATGGTAACAAGTGCTGAAAAAGTAGATGCATTCATTCCATGATCTGCGTGAATTATTAGAGCAGTATCCATTATCTTTGATTCAACAGGATCTGGCCTAGCACCAGTGGACATATAAAAGAAGTTTGAAGCATATCCAAGCTCAGGGTCTGGTTTAATTATTTCCTTACCGGAATATACCCTGTGTATGGCTCCAACTATTGAGGGCATTCTTGCAATAAGACTTATACCTATCCTTTCCTGATTTTTAGTGGAACTATCAGATTCCATACTGTCCAGCACTGAAAGATATGAAATTACTGTTCTCAGTGCCGACATTGGATGGGTCCTTCCCCCTATGTTTTTTATTAGTGATAAGACCTCATCCGGAAGTGGCATCTCTTCCCTCAATCTCTTCACATATTCCTCATACTCTCCCCTTTTCGGAAGATGACCATAAAGAAGAAGATAGGATACCTCTTCATAATTGCTCTGTTCTACAAGACTGTTGATCTCATATCCTCTGTAAAAAAGCTTCCCATCAGATCCATTTACATATCCTATTCTGGTCTCTGCTGCTAGTACACCTTCTAATCCCCTTCTCAGTTCTTCCTTTGCTTCACTCCCTTCATTCATATTACTCAACCTTTTTTAATGAAAATTATGTTCTTCCCTTGTGAATTCAACACACAGACCTTAATATATGAAAATGGCTAATTAACATTTCTTTGAAAGTAATGCTTTTCTTTGCATACAATAAGAGTGATTAATTTTACCTTTTTAGTATAATATGAATCTCTTTAGTTCTAATAAAGACATTTCAATATCGAAAGCAATATGTTTATATATCGATATCGAATAACCGATATGATAATCATGATGGGAAACATGTTTGGAAAAAGAAGAGATTTGAGGTTTACTATTCTTGCAGTGCTGAGAAGTGGACCTAAGAACGGTGCTGAGATAATGGATTCTGTGG contains:
- a CDS encoding citrate/2-methylcitrate synthase, with protein sequence MNEGSEAKEELRRGLEGVLAAETRIGYVNGSDGKLFYRGYEINSLVEQSNYEEVSYLLLYGHLPKRGEYEEYVKRLREEMPLPDEVLSLIKNIGGRTHPMSALRTVISYLSVLDSMESDSSTKNQERIGISLIARMPSIVGAIHRVYSGKEIIKPDPELGYASNFFYMSTGARPDPVESKIMDTALIIHADHGMNASTFSALVTISTMADMYSAITSAIGTLKGPLHGGANERALKMIQSVGRPENAEKALKVMTDKGERVMGFGHRVYKVYDPRAKILKRYAEYFAERKGNETFKTAQIIEELMINKYGERGIFPNVDFYSGIIYDAMGFRTEIFTPIFATGRISGWVARALEYSTENRLFRPKALYVGEKGPRKYIPIQDRD